A stretch of the Haloplanus aerogenes genome encodes the following:
- a CDS encoding SLC13 family permease, whose amino-acid sequence MTGARGAAVFVLALASALAVGVAAGPVAALSPAAGYALGVTVFAAVLWLTGAIPLSLTALAIPVLLTVFGVVTDFADAVTGFADPVVFLLLAGFVLAEALQSHGVDRRVAYHVLLRLGTSPRRLVLAVMVVTAFLSMVISNTATTAMMVPIAVGLVGEVTDVWAVDDGAGAGERDGDADAAAGVSPHAATLDTDPSNFQLAMLLGVAYAASLGGVGTLVGTPPNAIVVGQLRELLDYHVSFLDWLLVGLPMVVVTLPVAWVLLTFVVYPPQVGDVSDARESARRSLAAAGELDADARRTVLIFAVTAALWLLGGLGFLFEPYLPTAVYTTLFGGAGVSVFGTTGHEGLLYYVVVGLAAVVALVVTDAAAWDDLLDIDWRTLVLLGGGISLANALVATGATEWLASVTLGALGPAPLPVVVLVVVTLVVVVGELASNTAMAAILAPLLVGIGPAYADVLGTSTTTAAAFLALVGAVAASYGFALPVATPPNAIAYGAGYMDKDDMLRAGLPLDAVVILLATGVLTLLLRFVWPVVLA is encoded by the coding sequence ATGACCGGAGCACGCGGCGCCGCCGTGTTCGTCCTTGCCCTGGCAAGCGCCCTCGCCGTCGGCGTCGCCGCCGGTCCCGTCGCTGCCCTCTCCCCCGCTGCCGGCTACGCCCTCGGCGTCACCGTCTTCGCCGCCGTTCTCTGGCTCACGGGTGCGATTCCGCTCTCCCTGACCGCGCTCGCGATTCCCGTTCTCCTCACCGTGTTCGGCGTCGTCACCGACTTCGCCGACGCCGTCACCGGCTTCGCCGACCCCGTCGTCTTCCTCCTGCTCGCCGGGTTCGTGCTGGCCGAGGCGCTCCAGAGCCACGGCGTCGACCGACGGGTCGCCTACCACGTCCTCCTGCGACTCGGCACCTCGCCGCGCCGACTCGTCCTCGCGGTCATGGTCGTCACCGCCTTCCTCTCGATGGTCATCTCCAACACCGCGACGACGGCGATGATGGTCCCCATCGCCGTCGGCCTCGTGGGGGAGGTGACGGACGTGTGGGCGGTCGACGACGGTGCGGGCGCGGGTGAGAGGGACGGCGACGCCGACGCTGCTGCCGGCGTGTCACCCCACGCCGCGACCCTCGACACCGATCCCTCGAACTTCCAACTCGCCATGCTCCTCGGCGTCGCCTACGCCGCCAGCCTCGGCGGCGTCGGCACCCTCGTCGGGACGCCTCCGAACGCCATCGTCGTGGGGCAGTTGCGCGAACTCCTCGACTACCACGTCTCCTTCCTCGACTGGTTGCTCGTCGGCCTGCCCATGGTCGTGGTCACCCTCCCCGTCGCGTGGGTGCTCCTGACGTTCGTCGTCTACCCGCCACAGGTTGGCGACGTGAGCGACGCCCGCGAGAGCGCCCGTCGGAGCCTCGCGGCGGCCGGCGAGCTGGACGCCGACGCTCGCCGGACCGTCCTCATCTTCGCCGTCACGGCGGCACTCTGGCTCCTCGGTGGCCTCGGCTTCCTCTTCGAACCGTACCTCCCAACCGCCGTCTACACCACCCTGTTCGGCGGCGCGGGCGTCTCCGTCTTCGGCACGACGGGGCACGAGGGTCTCCTCTACTACGTGGTGGTGGGGCTGGCGGCCGTCGTCGCGCTAGTCGTCACGGACGCCGCGGCGTGGGACGACCTGCTCGACATCGACTGGAGGACGCTCGTCCTTCTCGGGGGCGGCATCTCGCTCGCCAACGCGCTCGTCGCCACCGGTGCGACGGAGTGGCTGGCGTCGGTGACGCTCGGTGCCCTCGGCCCTGCACCGCTCCCCGTCGTCGTCCTCGTCGTCGTGACGCTCGTGGTCGTCGTGGGCGAACTCGCGTCGAACACGGCGATGGCAGCCATCCTCGCCCCCCTGCTAGTGGGCATCGGCCCCGCATACGCCGACGTACTGGGTACGTCGACGACGACGGCGGCCGCCTTCCTCGCCCTCGTCGGCGCCGTCGCCGCGAGTTACGGCTTCGCGCTCCCGGTGGCGACGCCGCCGAACGCCATCGCCTACGGCGCGGGCTACATGGACAAAGACGACATGCTCCGGGCGGGCCTGCCGCTCGACGCCGTGGTGATCCTCCTCGCGACGGGCGTGCTCACCCTGTTGCTCCGGTTCGTCTGGCCGGTGGTATTGGCGTAG
- a CDS encoding digeranylgeranylglycerophospholipid reductase: MSDRFDVIVAGAGPAGAQCARDLAQRGYDVVVLEAEAEEDFPRQSNKSTAGTFPSMMASFGVPDEVVMNYTNDVVLESPNDHYVQHQPGAVLEFADFKRWLVEEGRAEGATYRFDARANAPIMEDDQIAGVRYAGAEEVYADIVVDATGPAAPLAKKLGVSDLQRDHQAIGVEWEMEGVTVDHPDYADLSNAMMLRLDHDYAPGGYSWIFHTGGDTAKVGLCYIQNESHEQYGREGTSIDDYLHHWLATDPRFADAERISDKQQHRGSAHIQMPGKLVTDGFMAIGDTVPTIDPLWGEGIHKGMKSGRMAAITADRCFTNGDPDTSAEAMSVYSKLWHSKVAPRMRERLLMTELLYLAPNERYDTLMADLREADSDLLAKANAGNVQAMLRLLHLRDVPLLAKFAREQWNKR, from the coding sequence ATGTCCGACCGTTTCGACGTGATCGTCGCCGGCGCGGGGCCCGCCGGAGCCCAGTGCGCCCGCGACCTCGCTCAGCGGGGGTACGACGTCGTCGTCCTCGAAGCGGAAGCGGAAGAGGACTTCCCCCGCCAGAGCAACAAGTCTACCGCCGGCACCTTCCCCTCCATGATGGCCTCCTTCGGCGTGCCGGACGAGGTGGTGATGAACTACACCAACGACGTGGTGTTGGAGTCACCGAACGACCACTACGTCCAGCACCAGCCCGGTGCCGTTCTGGAGTTCGCGGACTTCAAGCGGTGGCTGGTCGAGGAGGGCCGAGCGGAGGGCGCGACCTACCGGTTCGACGCCCGCGCGAACGCGCCGATCATGGAGGACGATCAGATCGCCGGCGTCCGCTACGCGGGCGCCGAGGAAGTGTACGCCGACATCGTCGTCGACGCGACGGGGCCGGCGGCACCGCTCGCGAAGAAACTGGGAGTGAGCGACCTGCAACGCGATCATCAGGCCATCGGCGTCGAGTGGGAGATGGAAGGCGTCACGGTCGACCACCCCGACTACGCCGACCTCAGCAACGCGATGATGCTCCGGCTGGATCACGACTACGCCCCCGGCGGCTACTCGTGGATCTTCCACACCGGCGGCGACACCGCGAAGGTCGGCCTCTGTTACATCCAGAACGAGAGCCACGAGCAGTACGGCCGCGAGGGGACGAGCATCGACGACTACCTCCATCACTGGCTGGCGACCGATCCGCGCTTTGCCGACGCCGAGCGCATCAGCGACAAACAGCAACACCGCGGCTCGGCGCACATCCAGATGCCCGGCAAACTCGTCACGGACGGCTTCATGGCCATCGGCGACACGGTACCGACCATCGACCCGCTCTGGGGCGAAGGCATCCACAAGGGGATGAAGTCGGGGCGGATGGCCGCCATCACTGCCGACCGGTGTTTCACGAACGGCGATCCCGACACCTCGGCGGAGGCGATGTCGGTCTACAGCAAACTCTGGCACAGCAAGGTCGCTCCCCGGATGCGCGAACGGTTGCTGATGACGGAACTCCTCTATCTCGCACCCAACGAGCGCTACGACACGCTGATGGCGGATCTGCGCGAGGCCGACAGCGACCTGCTGGCGAAGGCCAACGCCGGCAACGTGCAGGCGATGCTCCGCCTCCTCCACCTCCGCGACGTGCCCCTGCTCGCGAAGTTCGCGCGGGAACAGTGGAACAAGCGGTAA
- a CDS encoding DUF373 family protein, with protein MTTLVLCVDRADDIGRTVGVSMPVDGWDAVRSLVTEVGLADPEDSTVNCLLEALRVTRDLRSDGEEAIVAVVSGSGDSPVDADRSVAAQVDALLDQHAPDSTIIVTDSADDERLVPIIESRLPVDSVDRVVVRQARDIESTYYLLKQFLADEELRSTVLVPLGIGLLLLPVLLIRFSLGVALAGLASLLGAAVLYKGLAIDVYLARLPDQIRDALYSGQVSVVTYAVAGGLALVGIFLGGLAVSPVSDGVILVTVMQFFYSSIPWLALAALTASAGRLLDELIEADRIPRPYLNLPFGVVALGLVVRGFAGYFLERENVLPHLQLFEVTIQPTERLALFVVSAIVVSLVGVQVAAKVSHDYPDDESETDPDAVDP; from the coding sequence GTGACTACGCTGGTGCTGTGCGTCGACCGAGCCGACGACATCGGCCGGACCGTCGGCGTGTCGATGCCAGTCGATGGGTGGGACGCGGTGCGGTCGCTGGTGACGGAGGTCGGGCTGGCAGACCCCGAGGACTCGACGGTGAACTGCCTGCTCGAAGCGCTCCGGGTCACCCGCGACCTCCGGAGCGACGGCGAGGAGGCCATCGTCGCCGTCGTCTCCGGCTCCGGCGACTCCCCCGTCGACGCCGACCGGTCGGTCGCCGCGCAGGTCGACGCCCTCCTCGATCAGCACGCTCCCGACTCGACGATCATCGTCACCGATAGTGCCGACGACGAGCGGCTGGTCCCCATCATCGAGAGTCGGCTGCCCGTCGACTCCGTCGACCGCGTGGTCGTCCGGCAGGCCCGCGACATCGAGTCGACGTACTACCTCCTCAAGCAGTTCCTGGCCGACGAGGAACTCCGGTCGACCGTCCTCGTACCGCTGGGAATCGGCCTGCTGCTCCTGCCGGTGTTGCTGATTCGCTTCTCGCTCGGCGTGGCGCTCGCCGGCCTCGCCTCGCTGCTCGGCGCGGCGGTGCTGTACAAGGGGCTGGCTATCGATGTCTACCTCGCGCGCTTACCCGACCAGATTCGGGACGCGCTCTACTCCGGGCAGGTGTCGGTCGTCACCTACGCCGTCGCGGGTGGCCTCGCACTCGTCGGCATCTTCCTCGGTGGCCTCGCCGTCTCGCCCGTCTCCGACGGCGTCATCCTCGTCACCGTCATGCAGTTTTTCTACAGTAGCATCCCGTGGCTGGCGCTGGCGGCGCTCACTGCGAGTGCCGGTCGACTGCTCGACGAACTCATCGAAGCGGATCGTATCCCGCGGCCCTATCTGAACCTTCCCTTCGGCGTCGTCGCCCTCGGACTCGTCGTCCGCGGGTTCGCCGGCTACTTCCTCGAACGCGAGAACGTCCTGCCGCATCTCCAACTGTTCGAGGTCACGATCCAGCCGACGGAGCGACTCGCCCTCTTCGTGGTGTCGGCCATCGTCGTCTCGCTGGTCGGCGTCCAGGTGGCCGCGAAAGTTTCGCACGACTACCCGGACGACGAGTCAGAGACCGACCCCGACGCGGTCGATCCGTAG
- a CDS encoding helix-turn-helix transcriptional regulator, translated as MGDHDEDADAADVSPGSPVLEALLENERNRRYLGQRLDAADDRVETALLGDIVRHGPVLEALREGPLDRREIETRLDVSRATSHRLTQWLDQREYVEKVDGRFRLTGRGEAVADEVLRFEANVRTVERLAPLLDRICDDHQEFVVEPFVDATVTVAQPDDPYRPVERVRSLLRESETFRGFNTTPMVPPALGEFHRRLFEDVDAELVYRPATVETLFETYPERATTAVERGHLTLRTRDDFPYGLAIFDDRVGIGGYDEETGLLPVFVDTGSPIAREWAERVYASIRADSDPL; from the coding sequence ATGGGTGACCACGACGAGGACGCCGACGCCGCGGACGTGTCGCCCGGATCGCCGGTGCTGGAGGCGTTGCTGGAGAACGAGCGGAACCGCCGCTATCTGGGGCAGCGACTCGACGCCGCGGACGACCGGGTGGAGACGGCGCTCCTCGGCGACATCGTCCGCCACGGGCCGGTGCTGGAGGCGCTCCGAGAGGGCCCGCTTGATCGTCGGGAGATCGAGACCCGTCTCGACGTATCTCGCGCGACGAGCCATCGACTGACCCAGTGGCTCGATCAGCGGGAGTACGTCGAGAAAGTCGACGGTCGCTTCCGACTGACCGGACGCGGCGAGGCCGTCGCCGACGAAGTGCTTCGCTTCGAGGCGAACGTCCGCACGGTGGAGCGTCTCGCGCCGCTTCTGGACCGCATCTGTGACGACCATCAGGAGTTCGTCGTCGAACCGTTCGTGGACGCGACGGTCACCGTCGCGCAACCGGACGATCCGTACCGACCGGTCGAACGCGTCCGATCGTTGCTCCGCGAATCCGAGACGTTCCGGGGGTTCAACACGACGCCGATGGTTCCGCCAGCTCTCGGCGAGTTTCACCGACGCCTGTTCGAGGACGTCGACGCCGAACTCGTCTACCGTCCGGCCACCGTCGAGACCCTCTTCGAGACGTATCCCGAGCGAGCGACGACGGCCGTCGAGCGCGGGCACCTGACCCTGCGGACCCGAGACGACTTCCCCTACGGTCTCGCCATCTTCGACGACCGGGTGGGGATCGGCGGCTACGACGAGGAGACGGGACTGCTGCCGGTGTTCGTCGATACGGGCTCGCCTATCGCTCGGGAGTGGGCGGAACGCGTCTACGCGTCGATCAGAGCGGATTCCGACCCGCTCTAG
- a CDS encoding 2-oxoacid:ferredoxin oxidoreductase subunit beta produces MSSDVRFTDFKSDAQPTWCPGCGDFGTMNGMMKALAETGNSPDETFIVAGIGCSGKIGTYMRSYALHGVHGRALPVGAGVKLANPDIEVMVAGGDGDGYSIGAGHFVHAVRRNIDMTYVVMDNRIYGLTKGQASPTSREDFETSTTPEGPQQPPVNPLALAFAASGTFIAQSFSTDAQRHAEIVKEAVEHDGFGFVNVFSPCVTFNDVDTYDYFRDHIVDLAEVDHDPTDYEDARSRILDPGSEYQGVLYRDEDSVPYEKKHGVDANMSEIPDGAPDDAMDLVREFY; encoded by the coding sequence ATGAGCTCAGACGTTCGCTTCACCGACTTCAAATCAGACGCACAGCCGACGTGGTGCCCGGGTTGTGGCGACTTCGGCACTATGAACGGGATGATGAAAGCCCTCGCCGAGACCGGCAACAGCCCCGACGAAACGTTCATCGTCGCCGGCATCGGCTGTTCCGGCAAGATCGGGACGTATATGCGCTCCTACGCCCTCCACGGCGTCCACGGGCGCGCGCTCCCGGTCGGCGCGGGCGTCAAACTCGCCAACCCCGACATCGAGGTGATGGTCGCGGGCGGCGACGGTGACGGCTACTCCATCGGCGCCGGCCACTTCGTCCACGCCGTCCGCCGCAACATCGACATGACCTACGTCGTCATGGACAACCGCATCTACGGCCTGACGAAGGGACAGGCCTCGCCGACCAGCCGCGAGGACTTCGAAACCTCGACGACGCCGGAAGGCCCGCAACAGCCACCGGTCAATCCCCTCGCCCTCGCCTTCGCCGCCAGCGGCACGTTCATCGCACAGTCGTTCTCGACGGACGCCCAGCGCCACGCCGAAATCGTCAAGGAAGCGGTCGAACACGACGGCTTCGGCTTCGTCAACGTGTTCTCCCCCTGCGTGACGTTCAACGACGTCGACACCTACGACTACTTCCGCGACCACATCGTCGACCTCGCGGAGGTGGATCACGATCCGACCGACTACGAGGACGCCCGCTCGCGCATCCTCGACCCCGGGTCGGAGTATCAGGGCGTCCTCTACCGCGACGAGGACTCGGTGCCTTACGAGAAGAAACACGGCGTCGACGCCAACATGTCGGAGATTCCCGACGGCGCTCCCGACGACGCGATGGATCTGGTCCGCGAGTTCTACTAG
- a CDS encoding FAD-binding oxidoreductase, producing MAATLTDDRLGRFEAALHGDVIRPDDDVYDDARAVWNGMIDRYPAVIARCAGVADVIEAVTLAREASCPVSVRGGGHNVSGNAVCDDGLVIDCSEMTAVSVDPERRTAWVQAGARWADVDHETQAFGLATPGGVVSDTGVAGLTLGGGIGHLRRKYGLSCDNLRSVDVVTAEGEFVTTSADENPDLFWALQGGAGAFGVVTAFEFDCHPVGPEVATCLVFYPGDRAKDCLRAYREFVATAPDEVSTLTSTGVMYDPDLFPAAVVDDCKFAVMGCYAGPPSAGERALAPLRELADPIVDYSEVRRYADFQRILDDDYPEGMRYYWKSLYLDGLPESAIDRIAYWAEAAPSPLSTVDVWHLGGEIERVDADDSAFAGRHAPFLLGVEANWEDPAADDDNVAWVRDCLDDMRQFSDGATYLNFPGFFEEGEAMRRTTFGSAYERLVEVEESYDPAGVFGRQGSRAAGSE from the coding sequence ATGGCAGCCACACTGACCGACGACCGTCTCGGCCGGTTCGAGGCGGCGTTACACGGCGACGTGATCCGCCCCGACGACGACGTGTACGACGACGCCCGCGCGGTCTGGAACGGGATGATCGACCGGTATCCGGCAGTGATCGCCCGGTGTGCGGGCGTCGCCGACGTGATCGAAGCGGTGACGCTCGCCCGCGAGGCGTCGTGTCCGGTGTCGGTTCGCGGCGGTGGGCACAACGTCTCCGGGAACGCCGTCTGCGACGACGGCCTCGTGATCGACTGCTCGGAGATGACGGCCGTCAGCGTCGACCCGGAGCGACGGACGGCGTGGGTGCAGGCCGGCGCCCGGTGGGCCGACGTGGATCACGAGACGCAGGCGTTCGGGCTGGCGACGCCCGGGGGCGTCGTCTCCGACACCGGTGTCGCGGGGTTGACCCTCGGCGGTGGCATCGGCCACCTCCGCCGAAAGTACGGGCTGAGCTGTGACAACCTTCGGTCGGTCGACGTCGTCACGGCCGAGGGCGAGTTCGTGACCACGAGCGCCGACGAGAACCCGGATCTGTTCTGGGCGCTCCAGGGCGGGGCCGGCGCGTTCGGCGTCGTCACCGCGTTCGAGTTCGACTGCCACCCGGTCGGCCCCGAGGTGGCGACCTGCCTCGTGTTCTATCCGGGCGACCGGGCGAAAGACTGCCTGCGCGCGTACCGCGAGTTCGTCGCGACGGCGCCGGACGAGGTCAGCACCCTCACCTCGACCGGCGTGATGTACGATCCCGACCTGTTTCCGGCCGCGGTGGTCGACGACTGCAAGTTCGCCGTCATGGGCTGTTACGCGGGGCCGCCGTCGGCGGGCGAGCGAGCGCTGGCTCCGCTTCGAGAGCTAGCCGACCCCATCGTCGACTACAGCGAGGTGCGACGGTACGCCGACTTCCAGCGTATCCTCGACGACGACTACCCCGAAGGGATGCGCTACTACTGGAAGTCGCTCTACCTCGACGGCCTGCCCGAGTCGGCTATCGACCGCATCGCGTACTGGGCCGAGGCGGCGCCGTCGCCGCTCTCGACGGTCGACGTGTGGCATCTCGGCGGCGAAATCGAGCGAGTCGACGCCGACGACAGCGCCTTCGCCGGGCGCCATGCGCCCTTCCTCCTCGGCGTCGAAGCGAACTGGGAGGACCCCGCGGCCGACGACGACAACGTCGCGTGGGTGCGGGACTGTCTCGACGACATGCGCCAGTTCTCCGACGGAGCGACGTATCTCAACTTCCCCGGCTTCTTCGAGGAGGGCGAGGCGATGCGCCGAACGACCTTCGGGTCGGCGTACGAGCGACTGGTCGAGGTGGAGGAGTCGTACGATCCGGCGGGGGTGTTCGGTCGGCAGGGGAGTCGAGCGGCGGGGAGCGAGTGA
- a CDS encoding 2-oxoacid:acceptor oxidoreductase subunit alpha, with product MPADFNWAIGGEAGDGIDSTGKIFAQALSRAGRHVFTSKDFASRIRGGYTAYKVRTSVEQVQSVVDRLDVLIALTQRTIDENLDELHEGSVIIYDGERTTMQDVEIPDEMVGLDVPLKSLAEDAGGAIMRNVVALGAACAVSDFPIENLNSALEKRFGDKGSAIVENNMTAARKGRDYVHEHYDQEFGYDLECTDENYVLLNGDEAIGMGAIAGGCRFYAGYPITPATNVMEYLTGRIERYGGHVVQAEDELSAINMALGAARAGARSMTATSGPGIDLMAETFGLVATSETPLVICNVMRSGPSTGMPTKQEQGDLNAMLYGGHGEVPRFVLAPTTIAECFHKTVEAFNLAEKYQLPVYLTADLSLAVTEQTYPPEEFDMDAVEIERGNVVDEETVGEWQDDQGRFKPHAITEDGISPRAFPGTEGGVHMSTGLEHDELGRRTEDTGMRVQQVDKRSRKVETAKAREPFEAREFGDPDSETLVISWGSNEGAMREAMVFLEEDGIDVRFLSVPYVFPRPDLTDDVEAADEVILVECNATGQFADLIEHDTLTRVKRLNKYDGVRFKADELAERIAAMLAGDGEEEEATA from the coding sequence ATGCCTGCGGACTTCAACTGGGCGATCGGTGGTGAAGCCGGGGACGGCATCGACTCCACCGGAAAAATCTTCGCTCAGGCGCTTTCGAGGGCCGGTCGGCACGTGTTCACGTCCAAGGACTTCGCGTCGCGTATTCGCGGCGGCTACACGGCGTACAAAGTCCGCACGTCGGTAGAACAGGTACAGAGCGTCGTCGACCGGCTGGACGTGCTCATCGCACTCACCCAGCGCACCATCGACGAGAATCTCGACGAACTCCACGAGGGGAGCGTCATCATCTACGACGGGGAGCGGACGACGATGCAGGACGTGGAGATCCCCGACGAGATGGTCGGTCTCGACGTGCCGCTGAAGAGTCTCGCGGAGGACGCCGGCGGCGCCATCATGCGCAACGTCGTCGCCCTCGGCGCCGCCTGCGCCGTCAGCGACTTCCCCATCGAGAATCTCAACAGCGCCCTCGAGAAGCGCTTCGGCGACAAGGGGTCCGCCATCGTCGAGAACAACATGACCGCCGCCCGCAAGGGCCGGGACTACGTTCACGAACATTACGATCAGGAGTTCGGGTACGATCTGGAGTGTACCGACGAGAACTACGTTCTCCTGAACGGCGACGAGGCCATCGGCATGGGCGCCATCGCCGGCGGCTGTCGGTTCTACGCCGGCTACCCCATCACGCCCGCGACCAACGTGATGGAGTACCTGACGGGCCGGATCGAGCGCTACGGCGGTCACGTCGTCCAGGCGGAGGACGAACTCTCGGCGATCAACATGGCCCTCGGCGCCGCCCGCGCGGGCGCCAGATCCATGACCGCCACGTCCGGCCCCGGTATCGACCTCATGGCCGAGACGTTCGGCCTCGTCGCCACCAGCGAGACGCCGCTGGTCATCTGTAACGTGATGCGCTCCGGCCCGTCGACGGGGATGCCCACCAAACAGGAACAGGGCGACCTGAACGCCATGCTCTACGGCGGTCACGGCGAGGTGCCGCGGTTCGTCCTCGCGCCAACGACCATCGCCGAGTGTTTCCACAAGACCGTCGAGGCGTTCAACCTCGCCGAGAAGTACCAGTTGCCGGTCTACCTGACCGCCGACCTCTCGCTCGCGGTCACGGAACAGACCTACCCGCCAGAGGAGTTCGACATGGACGCCGTCGAAATCGAGCGTGGGAACGTCGTTGACGAGGAGACCGTCGGCGAGTGGCAGGACGATCAGGGACGGTTCAAACCCCACGCCATCACCGAGGACGGCATCAGTCCGCGCGCCTTCCCGGGGACCGAGGGTGGCGTCCACATGTCCACCGGCCTCGAACACGACGAACTCGGGCGCCGGACCGAAGACACCGGCATGCGCGTCCAGCAGGTGGACAAACGGAGCCGAAAGGTCGAGACGGCGAAAGCGCGCGAGCCGTTCGAAGCCCGCGAGTTCGGCGACCCCGATTCCGAGACGCTCGTCATCTCGTGGGGGTCGAACGAGGGGGCGATGCGGGAGGCGATGGTCTTCCTCGAGGAGGACGGCATCGACGTGCGTTTCCTCTCGGTGCCCTACGTCTTCCCGCGTCCGGACCTGACCGACGACGTCGAGGCCGCCGACGAGGTGATCCTCGTCGAGTGTAACGCGACGGGACAGTTCGCCGACCTGATCGAGCACGACACGCTGACGCGGGTGAAACGGCTGAACAAGTACGACGGCGTCCGCTTCAAGGCGGACGAACTCGCCGAGCGGATCGCCGCGATGCTCGCTGGCGACGGCGAAGAAGAGGAGGCCACCGCATGA
- a CDS encoding aldo/keto reductase, whose translation MPSLGIGTWQNTDPEACANAVATALEMGYRHVDTAQAYDNEASVGEGLARADVPREDVFLATKVWIDELAYDDVLATTQESLEKLGVDYVDLLYVHWPAREYDPEDTLAAFDELYDEGLIERIGISNFEPDQVDEAIETADAPIFANQIECHPLLPQEELRAHCADRDVEVVAYSPLARGEVFDVPEIQEVAEKHGVSEAQVSLAWLREKGVTAIPKATSEGHIRDNWESLTLDLDDDDVATIDGIERREREVDPGFAPW comes from the coding sequence ATGCCGAGCCTCGGTATCGGCACGTGGCAGAACACGGATCCGGAAGCGTGTGCGAACGCCGTGGCGACGGCGCTGGAGATGGGGTATCGCCACGTCGACACCGCGCAGGCGTACGACAACGAGGCGTCGGTCGGCGAGGGTCTGGCACGGGCGGACGTGCCCCGCGAAGACGTGTTCCTCGCGACGAAAGTCTGGATCGACGAACTGGCGTACGACGACGTACTGGCCACGACCCAGGAGAGTCTGGAGAAACTCGGCGTCGACTACGTCGACCTCCTCTACGTCCACTGGCCCGCGCGCGAGTACGACCCCGAAGACACCCTCGCCGCCTTCGACGAACTCTACGACGAAGGGCTGATCGAGCGGATCGGCATCAGCAACTTCGAACCCGACCAGGTGGACGAGGCCATCGAGACGGCCGACGCGCCCATCTTCGCCAACCAGATCGAATGTCACCCGCTGCTCCCACAGGAGGAACTGCGCGCCCACTGTGCCGACCGCGACGTGGAGGTGGTGGCGTACTCACCGCTGGCCCGCGGCGAGGTGTTCGACGTCCCGGAGATTCAGGAGGTGGCCGAGAAACACGGCGTCAGCGAGGCACAGGTGTCGCTCGCGTGGCTCCGGGAGAAAGGCGTCACAGCTATCCCGAAGGCGACGAGCGAGGGCCACATCCGCGACAACTGGGAGTCGCTGACGCTCGACCTCGACGACGACGACGTGGCGACGATCGACGGTATCGAGCGCCGCGAACGCGAGGTCGACCCCGGCTTCGCCCCCTGGTGA